In one window of Methanolobus mangrovi DNA:
- a CDS encoding nitric oxide reductase activation protein NorD, translating into MSKNTAEHKDLTEEELIELIKSRFFGRNYHKKLLSVLKKSSPSYHSELLRTARMLLDKDWMLAGVFLENLPDAAENAGPEGIRKWAGTGMKIFDQDKDLAIDYFSYSPPLLNDLNVNELEEWALNGICIFEENPSLGKTYFSLKSEISKEFIERIKGSAALNEIVSVLRYYALGLSGVNFNILSRRMLEMEEESNSVNPVIAGKTIYLTPRIKKYGDFEDNFKIYKLSIMHEVGHVKFSSHKLELGGAAELMADIRRRYTTIKKRTYLSGLQPEGVIDIADIIALFPNQPLAGTILGILEDARAEYLIMEYYRGVRADLERIRYQMLLTRSTPTGYLEEFMESLLWISIRHEPVYNIGERTKALLDPVKALLMDRIFRKESSILDSLDTTFRIYILLDEHMGPLSQKEYEVLKNLDYRGVSIGAYDKKDPLSSRSHDNIIRNFIPESEVELAAEENWPQEEKVKPQTYATDKNWKILGSYMYEEWDAVINDYKADWCTLNEIEPSGMSSDYYKDASKQYRNEISLIKQVFNRMKPETFRRMKEQTDGTEVDIDAFIDALIQKKCGINPDDGLYLRWDKHERDVATLFLIDVSYSTHKMVNYEGKSILDVEKDSLIIMMQALESIGDKYAIYAFSGQTRDDVEYFVIKEFDEELSENVARRISLLEPVSNTRLGPAIRHSIRKLEKVNAKTKIMMLLSDGEPFDSSRGESAYKGSIAEEDTRIAISEGNARGIHFFCITVDPDPSKYLDNIFSGAGYTIIDDASSLPETLPVLYKRITT; encoded by the coding sequence TTGTCAAAAAATACCGCTGAACACAAAGATCTCACAGAAGAGGAACTGATCGAACTTATAAAATCCAGGTTCTTTGGAAGGAATTATCACAAGAAACTCCTCAGTGTTCTGAAAAAGAGCAGCCCATCGTATCATAGCGAACTTCTCAGAACTGCCCGTATGCTGCTCGATAAAGACTGGATGCTTGCAGGAGTTTTCCTTGAAAATCTTCCCGATGCAGCAGAGAATGCAGGGCCTGAAGGAATCAGGAAATGGGCAGGTACCGGGATGAAGATATTTGACCAGGATAAGGATCTGGCCATTGATTATTTTTCATATTCCCCTCCGCTCTTAAATGATCTGAATGTCAATGAACTGGAAGAGTGGGCCCTGAACGGCATATGTATATTTGAAGAGAATCCATCCCTTGGAAAAACTTATTTTTCCCTGAAGTCTGAGATCTCAAAGGAATTCATTGAGAGAATTAAGGGGTCTGCGGCACTTAATGAGATCGTAAGCGTTCTAAGATACTATGCCCTTGGATTATCAGGTGTCAATTTCAACATTCTTTCCCGAAGGATGTTAGAAATGGAGGAAGAATCCAATTCCGTAAATCCTGTGATTGCAGGCAAGACCATCTACCTTACACCCAGGATCAAGAAATACGGTGATTTTGAAGATAACTTCAAGATATACAAGCTGAGCATAATGCATGAGGTTGGTCATGTAAAGTTCAGTTCCCATAAACTAGAACTTGGTGGGGCAGCAGAACTGATGGCAGATATCAGAAGAAGGTACACAACCATAAAGAAAAGAACTTATCTGTCAGGTCTGCAACCCGAGGGTGTCATTGATATCGCTGACATCATAGCTCTGTTCCCCAACCAGCCGCTGGCAGGAACAATACTCGGCATTCTGGAAGATGCCAGGGCCGAGTACCTGATAATGGAATACTACAGGGGAGTTCGCGCAGACCTTGAGAGGATAAGATACCAGATGCTTCTGACAAGGTCTACTCCGACAGGTTACCTAGAAGAGTTCATGGAATCACTTCTGTGGATCTCGATACGACATGAACCTGTTTACAACATTGGTGAAAGGACAAAGGCTCTTCTGGACCCGGTAAAGGCTTTGCTGATGGATAGGATATTCCGGAAAGAATCATCCATTCTTGATTCCCTTGATACGACCTTCAGGATATACATCCTGCTTGATGAGCATATGGGTCCACTGAGTCAGAAGGAGTATGAGGTACTGAAGAACCTTGACTATCGTGGAGTGAGTATTGGAGCATATGACAAGAAGGACCCTCTTTCCTCCAGATCACATGATAATATTATCAGGAATTTCATTCCCGAAAGTGAAGTGGAACTGGCAGCAGAGGAAAACTGGCCACAAGAGGAAAAGGTCAAACCTCAGACCTATGCTACAGACAAGAACTGGAAGATACTGGGCAGTTACATGTATGAAGAATGGGATGCTGTGATCAATGATTATAAAGCAGACTGGTGTACGCTCAACGAGATCGAGCCTAGTGGTATGTCCAGTGATTATTATAAGGATGCTTCAAAACAATACAGGAATGAGATATCTCTGATCAAACAGGTATTCAACAGGATGAAGCCGGAAACATTCCGCAGGATGAAGGAACAGACCGATGGAACTGAGGTAGATATCGACGCCTTCATTGATGCCCTGATACAGAAGAAATGCGGAATAAATCCTGATGATGGTCTCTACCTCAGATGGGACAAGCATGAAAGGGATGTTGCAACTCTTTTTCTTATAGATGTCAGTTATTCCACTCATAAAATGGTTAACTATGAGGGAAAGAGCATATTGGATGTCGAAAAAGATTCTCTTATCATTATGATGCAGGCTCTTGAAAGTATAGGCGATAAGTATGCGATCTATGCTTTTTCCGGCCAGACCAGAGATGATGTTGAATACTTTGTTATAAAGGAATTCGATGAGGAACTATCGGAGAACGTTGCACGCAGGATAAGTCTGCTGGAACCGGTATCCAACACAAGGCTCGGACCTGCCATCCGCCATTCGATCAGGAAACTTGAAAAGGTAAATGCAAAAACAAAGATAATGATGCTTTTATCAGATGGCGAACCCTTTGATAGTTCCAGGGGAGAAAGCGCATACAAAGGAAGTATTGCTGAAGAAGATACCAGAATAGCCATAAGTGAAGGCAATGCCAGAGGAATACATTTTTTCTGCATAACCGTGGATCCGGATCCCAGCAAGTATCTTGACAATATTTTCTCTGGCGCAGGATACACGATAATAGATGATGCCAGTTCACTTCCAGAGACTCTTCCAGTGTTGTATAAGAGGATTACTACCTGA